The following are from one region of the Natronosporangium hydrolyticum genome:
- a CDS encoding BTAD domain-containing putative transcriptional regulator, giving the protein MRIGMLGPFEVRADDGTRADVPGARLRGLLVALALEHGRTVPRPTLVSWIWGENPPTDAANALQRLVSRLRKALPEGAVAGQPGGYRLRVSPDDVDAVRFERLLAQARGEADPRRLREALALWRGAAMQDVGLPQSPAFDAAVARLEALRLTALEDWFDAEISLGRGPELVAELTDLVAEHPLRERLVAALMRALVATGRDTEALLLYERTREVLADTLGVDPSPELSALHVGLLRGELGRREVKRETNQTNIRAELTSFVGKGADVTAVRGLLAGHRLVTLNGPGGAGKTRLATETSRTLLGELPDGAWLVELAAIGTDGDVAQATLAALSLRDAFLGGAPEAAPTDRVVAAIREREMLLILDNCEHVIESAASFAHRVLGECHRLRILATSREPLGITGEALWSVAPLALPGEDLEPAEIDSVAAVRLLRDRVGAVRKDLATDAHTLSTMARICRALDGMPLAIELAAARLRTMSLVQLANRLDDRFRLLTGGSRTALPRHRTLRAVVDWSWELLTDAERTVLRRLSVFAGGASLEAAERVCPGDVVEPDQVLELLTALTDKSLVVSEGDRVPRYRMLGTIKEYAAQRLAEVGESDLARRAHLAYFTDLAETAEPHLRRAEQLEWLATLAADHDNIAAAMRGALEAGEAAGAMRLAAAAGWYWWLGGHKAEGNELIMAAVSLPGEVPDEIRAVVYTFVSGFLSSGRESDQHQAAEWIQQVSEIRQRVQVRHPAVALIAALAPMLHGPDAMLSAFEPVLTDEDPWVRALARLQLGKTRIQLGHGGRDADAYLEAALTEFRALGERWGMSFALTELADRIAVRGNLTGACEHYEQAIAVVTEVGAVEDVVRLRSRQAQLYWLAGAEEPAAAAMAEAQRTARQVAWPEALTELALSKAVLARWSGDTELARRQLDVATGMLGDGADRAGVRAMRHDLLGYLAGELAESREHRAAAVRAASESGHPLAIAEALVGVADLALRGAQYEQAARLLSASDLVRGLPDRSHPDRARIERSARSRLGDAGFAEAAREGTQTGWQELVAVTLAS; this is encoded by the coding sequence GTGCGGATCGGGATGCTGGGACCGTTCGAGGTGCGTGCGGACGACGGCACCCGTGCCGATGTTCCGGGCGCCCGGCTGCGTGGGCTACTGGTCGCGCTCGCGCTCGAGCACGGTCGCACTGTCCCGAGGCCGACGCTGGTGTCCTGGATCTGGGGTGAGAACCCGCCCACTGATGCGGCCAATGCCCTGCAACGTCTGGTTTCTCGGCTCCGGAAGGCGCTGCCGGAAGGGGCGGTGGCGGGGCAGCCGGGCGGCTACCGGTTGCGAGTGTCGCCGGACGACGTCGATGCCGTGCGGTTCGAGCGCCTCCTCGCCCAGGCCCGGGGCGAGGCGGATCCGCGCCGGCTGCGTGAGGCCCTCGCGCTGTGGCGCGGTGCCGCGATGCAGGACGTCGGTTTGCCGCAGAGCCCGGCGTTCGACGCGGCGGTTGCGCGGCTCGAGGCGCTGCGCCTGACCGCACTGGAGGATTGGTTCGACGCGGAGATCAGCCTCGGCCGCGGTCCGGAGCTGGTCGCGGAGCTGACCGACCTGGTGGCCGAGCATCCGCTGCGGGAGCGACTGGTCGCTGCCTTGATGCGGGCGCTGGTCGCCACCGGTCGCGACACCGAGGCGCTGCTCTTGTATGAGCGTACGAGGGAAGTCCTCGCCGACACCCTGGGGGTCGACCCTTCGCCGGAGCTGTCGGCGTTGCATGTCGGGTTGCTGCGGGGTGAGTTGGGCCGCCGGGAGGTGAAACGGGAAACCAACCAGACCAACATCCGTGCCGAGCTGACCAGTTTTGTCGGCAAGGGCGCCGATGTCACCGCGGTCCGGGGACTCCTCGCCGGGCATCGGCTGGTCACCCTGAATGGGCCGGGTGGCGCCGGGAAGACCAGACTCGCCACGGAGACCTCCCGCACGCTGCTCGGCGAGTTGCCGGATGGGGCCTGGCTGGTGGAGCTCGCCGCTATCGGCACCGACGGTGACGTGGCGCAAGCGACGCTCGCCGCGCTCAGTCTGCGGGATGCGTTCCTCGGCGGGGCGCCGGAGGCAGCGCCGACGGACCGGGTGGTCGCCGCGATCCGGGAGCGGGAGATGTTGCTGATCCTGGACAACTGTGAGCACGTGATCGAGTCCGCGGCGAGCTTCGCCCACCGGGTTCTCGGGGAGTGCCACCGGCTGCGGATTCTCGCGACCAGCCGGGAGCCGCTCGGCATCACCGGTGAGGCACTGTGGTCGGTCGCGCCGTTGGCCCTCCCCGGGGAGGATCTCGAACCCGCCGAGATCGACTCGGTTGCGGCGGTCCGGCTGCTGCGGGACCGGGTCGGCGCGGTGCGCAAGGACCTCGCTACCGACGCCCACACACTGTCGACGATGGCTCGGATCTGCCGGGCGCTGGACGGGATGCCGCTGGCGATCGAGCTCGCGGCGGCCAGGTTGCGCACCATGTCCCTCGTCCAACTCGCCAATCGGCTCGACGACCGGTTCCGGTTACTGACCGGCGGTAGCCGGACCGCGCTGCCGCGGCACCGGACGCTGCGCGCGGTGGTCGACTGGAGCTGGGAGCTGCTCACCGACGCGGAACGGACCGTCCTGCGCCGGCTCTCGGTGTTCGCGGGCGGTGCGAGCCTGGAGGCCGCCGAGCGGGTCTGCCCGGGCGACGTAGTCGAGCCGGATCAGGTGCTCGAGTTGCTGACCGCGCTGACCGACAAGTCGTTGGTGGTGTCCGAGGGGGACCGGGTCCCGCGCTACCGGATGCTGGGCACGATCAAGGAGTACGCCGCGCAGCGGCTCGCGGAGGTCGGGGAGTCCGACCTGGCCCGCCGCGCGCACCTCGCGTACTTCACCGACCTTGCCGAAACCGCTGAGCCGCACCTGCGCCGCGCCGAGCAGCTGGAGTGGCTCGCCACGCTCGCGGCCGACCACGACAACATCGCTGCCGCGATGCGCGGTGCGCTCGAAGCTGGCGAGGCGGCCGGGGCGATGCGGCTCGCCGCGGCCGCGGGCTGGTACTGGTGGCTCGGCGGGCACAAGGCGGAGGGCAACGAGCTGATCATGGCCGCGGTCTCGCTGCCCGGCGAGGTGCCCGATGAGATCCGGGCCGTGGTGTACACGTTCGTCTCGGGATTCCTGAGCTCCGGGCGGGAGAGTGACCAGCACCAGGCGGCGGAGTGGATCCAGCAGGTGTCCGAGATCCGGCAGCGGGTCCAGGTCCGTCACCCGGCGGTGGCACTCATCGCCGCGCTGGCACCCATGTTGCACGGGCCGGACGCCATGTTGTCCGCGTTCGAGCCGGTGCTCACCGACGAGGATCCTTGGGTACGCGCCCTGGCCCGGCTGCAACTCGGCAAGACCCGGATCCAGCTCGGTCACGGCGGCCGGGATGCCGACGCCTACCTCGAAGCGGCGCTGACCGAGTTCCGGGCGCTCGGCGAACGGTGGGGGATGTCCTTCGCCCTGACCGAGTTGGCCGATCGGATCGCCGTGCGCGGCAACCTCACCGGTGCGTGCGAGCACTACGAGCAGGCGATCGCGGTCGTTACCGAGGTCGGTGCCGTCGAGGATGTCGTGCGGTTGCGATCGCGGCAGGCCCAGCTGTACTGGCTCGCGGGAGCCGAGGAGCCGGCTGCTGCCGCCATGGCCGAGGCGCAGCGGACCGCAAGACAGGTCGCCTGGCCGGAGGCGCTGACCGAGCTGGCCCTGTCGAAGGCGGTGCTCGCCCGGTGGAGCGGCGACACCGAGCTGGCACGCCGGCAGCTCGATGTCGCGACCGGGATGCTCGGCGACGGGGCTGACCGGGCGGGCGTCCGTGCGATGCGGCACGACCTGCTCGGTTACCTCGCCGGGGAGCTCGCCGAGTCCCGCGAACACCGAGCCGCGGCAGTCCGGGCGGCGTCCGAGTCGGGGCATCCACTGGCGATCGCCGAGGCGCTGGTCGGGGTCGCGGATCTGGCGCTGCGAGGCGCGCAGTACGAGCAGGCCGCGCGGCTGCTGTCGGCGAGCGACCTGGTGCGAGGGTTGCCCGATCGTTCCCACCCTGACCGCGCCAGGATCGAACGGAGCGCGCGGAGCCGCCTCGGCGACGCTGGGTTCGCCGAGGCGGCTCGGGAAGGGACACAGACGGGCTGGCAGGAGCTGGTCGCGGTTACGCTCGCTTCCTGA
- a CDS encoding ABC transporter permease yields MLRRNFKHIARNPMTVLNAVLMPVIIMLMFVYIFGDAFNVGVEYVDYVTPGLMLLAVCYGLGTVALSVNSDMTKGIINRFKVMDISRGAMLTGQVVASVLTNLIAIAALIGVAFLLGFRPAAGLLDWLGVAGIVVLLGFGAGWLTVALGLAAKSTQTAGMATLPLVMLPFFSSAIVPAEMMGPGVRQFAEYQPGTPIIEALRGLLNGAPATSDLITAVAWCIGIGLVGYLWASATFRKRA; encoded by the coding sequence ATGTTGCGCCGCAACTTCAAGCACATCGCCCGGAATCCGATGACGGTACTGAACGCGGTCCTGATGCCAGTCATCATCATGTTGATGTTCGTCTACATATTCGGGGATGCGTTCAATGTCGGTGTCGAATACGTCGACTACGTGACACCGGGGCTGATGCTGCTGGCCGTCTGTTACGGACTGGGCACCGTGGCGTTGTCGGTGAACTCCGACATGACCAAGGGCATCATCAACCGGTTCAAGGTCATGGACATCTCCCGGGGTGCGATGCTCACAGGTCAGGTCGTCGCCAGTGTGCTGACCAACCTGATCGCCATCGCGGCGCTCATCGGGGTGGCCTTCCTGCTGGGGTTCCGCCCGGCGGCGGGGCTGCTCGACTGGCTGGGCGTTGCCGGCATCGTCGTGCTGCTCGGTTTCGGGGCGGGTTGGCTCACGGTTGCGCTGGGCCTGGCGGCGAAGTCCACCCAGACCGCCGGTATGGCCACCCTGCCGCTGGTCATGCTACCGTTCTTCAGCAGCGCGATCGTGCCGGCGGAGATGATGGGGCCGGGAGTCCGGCAGTTCGCCGAGTACCAGCCCGGCACGCCAATCATCGAAGCCCTGCGCGGATTACTGAACGGCGCCCCCGCCACCAGCGACCTGATCACGGCTGTCGCCTGGTGCATCGGCATCGGCCTCGTCGGTTACCTCTGGGCCTCGGCCACCTTCAGGAAGCGAGCGTAA
- a CDS encoding ATP-binding cassette domain-containing protein, protein MTSSAIAVSGLRKSFKGKVVLDGIDLEVRAGTVFSLLGPNGAGKTTTVNVLTTLLTADGGTVRVAGHDVATEAKAVRAAIGVTGQFAAVDELLTGQENLQLMVDLSPAPAKEGKRLIADLTKRFDLVESAGKPVSTYSGGMRRKLDLAMTLVGNPRIIFLDEPTTGLDPRSRRTMWSIIRDLVADGVTIFLTTQYLEEADQLADRIAVLDQGRLVAQGTPDDLKRQFPGTHVRLRFATAAELDEAARVLTGSTRDDDALTLRVPGDGGTKSLRALLDRLDEYSLSADELSVHTPDLDDVFLALTGHNVEVDAK, encoded by the coding sequence ATGACGAGTTCAGCGATTGCGGTCTCCGGACTGCGAAAGAGCTTCAAGGGCAAGGTCGTGCTCGACGGCATCGATCTCGAGGTTCGCGCCGGTACGGTCTTCTCCCTGCTCGGCCCGAACGGGGCGGGCAAGACCACCACAGTGAACGTCCTGACGACGTTGTTGACCGCCGACGGCGGAACGGTACGTGTCGCCGGCCATGATGTGGCGACCGAGGCCAAAGCGGTGCGTGCGGCGATCGGAGTCACCGGACAGTTCGCGGCGGTCGACGAACTGCTGACGGGGCAGGAGAACCTCCAGCTGATGGTGGATCTGAGTCCGGCGCCCGCGAAGGAGGGCAAGCGGCTCATCGCGGATCTGACCAAGCGGTTCGACCTGGTGGAGTCGGCGGGCAAGCCGGTCTCGACCTACTCCGGAGGCATGCGCCGGAAGCTCGATCTGGCGATGACCCTGGTCGGCAACCCGCGGATCATCTTCCTGGACGAGCCGACGACTGGTCTGGACCCACGCAGCCGTCGGACGATGTGGTCGATCATCCGGGATCTGGTCGCCGATGGCGTGACCATCTTCCTCACCACCCAGTACCTTGAGGAGGCCGACCAGCTCGCCGACCGGATCGCGGTGCTCGACCAGGGCCGCCTGGTCGCGCAGGGCACTCCGGACGATCTCAAACGGCAGTTCCCCGGGACCCACGTCCGGCTCCGGTTCGCCACCGCTGCCGAACTGGACGAGGCTGCGCGGGTCCTCACCGGCTCCACGCGGGATGACGACGCCCTGACCCTGCGGGTCCCCGGCGATGGCGGCACCAAGTCGCTGCGCGCGCTGCTGGACCGGCTCGACGAGTATTCGCTCAGCGCCGACGAACTGTCTGTGCACACCCCCGACCTTGATGACGTTTTCCTCGCCCTGACGGGCCACAACGTGGAGGTGGACGCGAAGTGA
- a CDS encoding substrate-binding domain-containing protein, with protein sequence MAQVPLYDYASGVTGLRELLSREPALDGIFAASDAVAAGALEALREAGWPVPTEVGVVGFDDSSWARRTQPPLSTVHQPANDIGCRAADLVLRQLRGETIEPGGVILPTPIVWRDSA encoded by the coding sequence GTGGCGCAGGTCCCGCTCTACGACTACGCCTCCGGAGTAACGGGACTTCGCGAGTTGCTGAGCCGGGAACCGGCACTCGACGGCATCTTCGCCGCCTCGGACGCGGTCGCGGCCGGGGCGCTGGAGGCGCTGCGGGAGGCCGGCTGGCCGGTGCCCACGGAGGTCGGGGTGGTCGGCTTCGACGACAGCTCCTGGGCACGGCGCACCCAGCCGCCACTCTCCACTGTCCATCAGCCGGCCAACGACATCGGCTGCCGCGCCGCCGACCTGGTGCTACGCCAACTGCGAGGCGAGACGATCGAACCCGGCGGCGTGATCCTGCCGACCCCGATCGTCTGGCGCGACTCCGCCTAG
- a CDS encoding SRPBCC family protein gives MSSSKTSTRRHRWRITLVASGVVLLTATAGTWSFLAPPSSPPDYTDERPEAGSDGYVSVTRSTLIDAPVAAVHSWNNEPSRELDDLIEGGDDFPEVIGTTIIWGDWNPASDRTGDRRRVEFADGHYLAEEVLEDTPARFRYMIWGFTSHQRLAVRHGVAEFAFAAEGEQTRVTWTYSMKPTTPLLRPFVTNFLERTMSTMMEQTLAGMRAGVEAESGTQ, from the coding sequence ATGAGCTCGAGCAAGACCTCTACCCGCCGCCACCGGTGGCGGATCACCCTCGTTGCCAGTGGCGTCGTCCTACTCACCGCGACCGCTGGCACCTGGTCGTTCTTGGCACCACCGAGTAGCCCGCCCGACTACACCGACGAACGACCCGAGGCCGGCAGCGACGGCTATGTCTCGGTTACCCGCTCGACCCTCATCGATGCGCCGGTCGCCGCAGTGCACTCCTGGAACAACGAGCCGTCGCGGGAACTCGACGACCTCATCGAAGGCGGCGACGACTTTCCAGAGGTCATCGGCACCACGATCATCTGGGGTGACTGGAACCCGGCGAGCGACCGCACCGGCGACCGGCGGCGGGTGGAGTTCGCCGACGGCCACTACCTCGCCGAGGAAGTCCTCGAAGACACTCCGGCACGGTTCCGTTACATGATCTGGGGCTTCACCAGCCATCAGCGGCTGGCCGTCCGCCACGGCGTAGCGGAGTTCGCCTTCGCGGCCGAGGGTGAGCAGACCCGGGTCACCTGGACATACTCCATGAAGCCCACCACCCCGCTGCTCCGGCCCTTCGTCACCAACTTTCTCGAACGCACGATGTCCACAATGATGGAGCAGACCCTGGCGGGAATGCGCGCCGGAGTGGAAGCGGAGTCAGGGACGCAATGA
- a CDS encoding TetR/AcrR family transcriptional regulator yields MCDTRDRLISAAAELLDQGGPAGVTLREVGRRAGVSHNAPYKHFADKRDLLAAIAAAELRGLADQIAAIAGYAGTARLEAVAHTYLAWAAARPARFKLTFGTWVGDHGELGSAATLATTALYNAVRLAQTEDRSLPSDTSRIVSLLWALAHGAVDLEAAGHLRKRADSPSADELVKALVAMLPYLPAGSSHRADPSR; encoded by the coding sequence ATGTGTGACACTCGGGACCGGCTGATCAGCGCCGCAGCGGAGCTGCTCGATCAGGGCGGGCCGGCCGGGGTGACGCTGCGTGAGGTCGGCAGGCGGGCCGGGGTCTCCCACAATGCTCCATACAAGCACTTCGCCGACAAGCGAGACCTGCTAGCCGCGATCGCCGCCGCTGAATTGCGTGGCCTGGCCGACCAGATCGCAGCCATCGCCGGTTACGCCGGCACCGCCCGACTTGAGGCCGTAGCGCATACCTATCTGGCCTGGGCCGCCGCCCGGCCCGCTCGATTCAAGCTCACCTTCGGGACCTGGGTCGGCGACCATGGTGAGCTGGGTTCGGCCGCCACGCTCGCGACTACCGCCCTCTACAACGCGGTGCGCCTCGCTCAGACCGAGGATCGTTCACTCCCCAGCGACACCAGCCGGATCGTGTCTCTGTTGTGGGCGCTTGCCCATGGGGCCGTTGACTTGGAAGCCGCCGGTCACCTCCGCAAGCGCGCAGACTCGCCGAGCGCCGACGAGCTGGTCAAGGCCCTGGTCGCGATGCTGCCCTACCTGCCCGCCGGATCGTCGCACCGCGCCGATCCAAGTCGTTGA